Sequence from the Lysobacter solisilvae genome:
AGGATCACTTGTGAGTTGGCCCGTTCGCCCGGAGCTGCCTGTGCTGGATTCTGCAACCGATCCACTCGAACTCGGACGAATAAATCCACTGCTGATCCAGCCGTTGTCGCGGAAGCCATGGTGGATCGCCGTGTTCCAGGCTCTGCCGCGCGGCGGAGTGGGAAATGGCCAGGATTGGCGGCTGTTTAGGACATCCTGCACCCGGTAGGCTGCTCCGCTCATAGGCTGTCCGATGAAAGCAGCGCCGGTGCTCGTCCATCCGGATTCGCTTCCGTTCTCGAAGTCCCATAGGACCTTGCTGTCGGTACAGGCCAGCGCGGGCCGCCACAGCGTAAGAAATGCTGCGGCTGCATATAGTGCTGCGCGCAGGCAGCCCCCAGTGGTTGCAATCATGAGACCTTCCCCGTCCTGACTCAGTTGTGCCGTGGACCGCGCCCGCAGAGGGGCAACGCCTGACTTCGGGGGGCGCCCAAGCCGCAGTCTGCCTGCCGCCTAGGGCCCCATCGAACTTTAGGTACGACGTCCAGGTGCAGAGTCCGCCAACCATTGGGGGGGCGGGACGATGGTACGGCGGGTGCGACCGGCCACCCCTCCTAGGCTTCGGAGCCTTGGGGGCGACCGGTCAACTGCAGCGAATCCGGAGCCTGTTCTATGGCGGGCACAAGGTGCGCGCAGAGGCATCAGGGTGTACCGACCGCCCAGCAGGACGCTAGGGGAGGAAGCGCCTTGGAGCGGCCGGTACACGTACGTGCATCTACTCGCGCTGGATCAGGTCATTTCCGTCACTCCTTGGCACCTATAACGTTAGAAGAACTGCGAAGGTCGGCTCGCCCTCTCAGGTGAGGGAGTTTTGTCGCGAGGGAGAGCAGGCTCGCATCATCTACATACGAGCAACTGAAAAGTTCTCCGCCACCAACATTCCGGATGAGAAGCGCAAGTCAAGGTCCTTTGAGTTGCGGATTCTGCAATTGAGCACGGCGCCCCCCCCAGCAAACGAATCGGGTGTACCGAGGGAGGCGAGGTCTGGAGGCGGAGTCTTGGGGCGAAAGCCGTCCTTAACCCTAGGCCACAGTTCACGACGGAAAATGGAAAAGGCTTCGTTTCTTAGGCCGAGCGGCGGCATTCAAGGACGCTTGTTTCGGCGGCTGATAAAGGGGATGGACCAACATCCTGAGATCCCTCCGGGAACCAAAATTGGCAAGTACCGGGTTGAACGCGAGCTTGCTAGGGGCGGGTCCAGCGTGGTCTACCGTGCTGAGCGAGACGACGGCGTGTTCGCACAAACCGTTGCGTTAAAGGTCGGATGTGGAGGTGCCTCTTGGGGCGCGTTAGTCCGCCGCGAGCGAAACATCCTCGGGCAGCTCAATCACGCAGGTATCTCTCGAATACTTGATGCTGGTGAAACAGACTGCGGTTTGCCATGGCTGGCAATGGAGTTCGTTGAAGGTGAGCCCATAGACCAATGGTGCCGGACAAGCGGTCTGGCGTGGCAGCAGGTGTTGACGCTTATTATTGCTGCTTGCTCGGCAGTTCAGCATGCGCACAGCCGCCTTGTACTTCACCGTGACTTGAAGCCAGATAATATTCTCGTGGATGGTGGCGGGAACATTCGCTTGCTCGACTTCGGGATATCCACCACCTTGGACGGCAGTAGAGAAGCATCAAGGGGGTTTACCCCGGGGTTTGGGAGTCCAGAGCAGTGTCGCGGTGATCTTCCGACGACAGCCGATGACATTTACGCGCTTGGCCGTCTGATATCAAAACTCACACTCTCGAAGGCGGACGGACAAGCGGCATCTGTCGCTGACACCAGAATGCCATTCGTCACCCGGGCGAGCCTTGAAGCAATCGTCGGGCGGGCCACTCATGCGGATCCAGGTGCGCGCTACCAGACCGTCTCGGAGCTAGCCAGCGACCTTGGCCTATTGATTGGGGATAAGCCTGCAATAGGAGTTGAAGTGTCCTGGGTGATTCGCTTGTTGCTCTTCCTGCGACGGCGGTGGGTGCCAACAGCGGTGGGGGTGCTTGGGGCGTTGTCCGTGTCCGTAGTTCTGATCGCGGCGACAGGAAAGATAGCCAAAGAGCGTGATGCCGCCCTGCAAGAGGAGCAGCGGACCCGAGAGGTCGTGCGCTTCTTTATCGAGATATTCGATGCTCCGGCATCGCATGATCCGCCGGCCAATCAGGTTCTGGATCGCGCTCGTGAACGAGCAACGCGTGAAAGGAACGTCAAGCCAGAGGTGAGAGGAGCCGTTCTTGATGGTCTCGGAATGGCGTACTACTACTCTGGCCGATATCACGATGCAAGCGAGATGCTTTCAAGGGCAATTGAAGTTCGCAGAGATCTTGGGCCCAAAGCCAAGATCCTGGTGGCCGAATCACTTGCCAATCTTGCACTTGTGAATGCGTACCTGAGTGAGCCAGAAAGTGTTTCGTCGCTTCTTCGCGAGGTTGAAGATCTGCTAGACGGCTACGACGTCGATTCCCCGCTGGTTCGATTTCGCGTCGAAACATTGGTGGCCCAGGTGGCAGCCACGATAGGAGATCACCGTCGCGCCGGTGAGGCCTTGAAGGCGGCAATATCTACGAGTCAGCATCACTTTGGTGCTGGAAGTCCAGAGCATGTTGAGGCCATGCGCCGCCATGCACGGTGGCGGCTTGGACGACTCGAGGGGCGATCAGCACTGGATGAACTCAAGAAGTGCACTGCGGCAATGGCTAGGATCTACGGGCATGATGACCCACGAGTTCTGTCAGAAATGACCTACTTGCGGAGCGTTGAAGCCGAGATGGGGGGACGGAAGGAGGCTGAGGACTACTTTCGAGGAGTGCTGCTACGACCAGACGTGTTTGACGGAGATCGTCTTCAGAGGAAACATGCTGCTCAGTTCTACCTGGCGCGAGCGCTGCAGTTGCAGGGGAGGTACGCGGAGGCCGCGAGGTACTACGACGGAGCGCTGGTGACTCTAGAAAATGCAGACAACGGCAAGAGTGGGCCCCACTTTGCGGCTGATGCGCAGTATGTGGCGCAGTTTTACGCAGATAAAGGAGACCTGGATCGGGCCGAACTGATCGCGAGAAAAGCGCTAAGAGCGGCGCAGATTAGTGTGGCCCCCAATGGCGTGGAGATAGCCAGAAATCAATACTCCCTAGGTCGGATTCGCGCCATGCAAGGTGATGTTTATGAAAGCCTCGGATTGGCTTGGCAGGCATACGAGCGAATGCGAAGGGTTTATGGGCCACGCGCCATTAGAACGGCTGAAGTCGACGCCTTGATTGGCGAGATACTGAGAAAGCGCGGTGATTCGAATGAAGCGAAGGTTCACCTCCTCAGAGCGAGGGCGGCGCTTCATGGAGACAGAGTCTTCGACTATGCGGTACTGAGGGCTGGGATTGATACGTCCTTGAGCGAAATGGCGTTGGCTAAAGGCAGGGTATCCGAAGCTACCGCTGCTCGACTACTGGCCAAAGAATGGCTGGCGAATGCATTCGGGCAGTCGCATCCATTGGTGACCAGTGTTCAGCTAATCGGTCCTGAGCAAACTCATTTCGAAAAGTAGCTGTTAGCGCGCCGTGCTGCGCGCACACCACCTATCGAGTCGGGGGCTGAACGGTTCGCGCCGCGACGCGTCTACCTGGCGCTGCATGGTGATCGTGCTTCCAAGAGATGAGCGAGTGGGGCGCTATGGCGGACGTGTCCGATCAAATGTCGTACCAGATGTGGTGGTGCTCGGTAATGCATCTCCGTAGCAATGCATTTCTGATTTCACCGGTCAGGCGATGGTTCATGAAATGCTTGTCTTCATGGTGGCTACGGGTGATGGCGATTCTTGAGTTTGACATGACGTGGATTTGGCAAGCGCGTTAAGAACGGTCGCTTTCGGTTCGAAGGAAGGATAGATCTGAGTTGAAGTACTTGGAGGTGTCTCAACCAATGTTTTCTGCTTACACCTGCAGCAGCAAGTCGTGCAAGGTATTGCTTTTGCTAACGCTGCCTTCGTTTTGTTTGGCCGCCCTAAGTTCCGCAAGCGCTTCAACTTTCTATGTTCGTATCGGTGGTGGCGACTCCGCCCAGTGCAACGGCCGCGTCGATGCTGCCTATCCAGGCAGCGGTACTGCGCAGAACTGCGCCTGGAAGAATCCCGACATCGCCCTGCCCAACTCGGGCACCGCGCGCATCGCGGGTGGTGACACCCTGATGATCGGCGCCGGTACCTACCAGATCGGCAGCGGCGGCTACATGCAGAAGGTCCCCAGCGGCCCGAGCGCGACCTCGCGCACCCGCATCCTGGGCAAGGCCGGCACCAGGCTGGTCGGCGTCGCCGGCACGCATCGCGTGATCAACCTGGACGGCAGCTCGAACGTCGAGATCGGCAACCTCGAGATCACCGACAACAGCGACTGCGTCTACAACCATTCCAATTCCGCCGCCACCTGCACCAGCTCCATGCCGTGGGCGCGCGTGGGCGTGTACGCCGCTGCCTCGGGCAACGTGTACCTGCACGACCTCAACATCCACGGCATGGGCAAGAACGCCTTCAATGCCGGCGGCCTGAAAAACTGGACGCTCGAGCGCGTCAAGATGAACAAGAACGGCAGCGCGGGCTGGGACGGCAACGTCAGCTCCGGCGGATCCAACTCCGGCCAGATGGTCCTGCGCGATATCGAGATCGCGTGGAACGGCTGTGGCGAGAAGGTCGCCACGGGCGAAGCCTGGGCGTGCTGGGCGCAGACGACCGGCGGCTATGGCGACGGCTTCGGCACGGTCGACACCGGCGGCCAGTGGCTGATCGAAGACGCCTTCATCCACCACAACACCTCCGACGGCCTGGACCTGCGCTACATGGACGGCGCCGATAGCACGAAGGTGACCCTGCGACGCATCTACTCGGTCGCCAACGCCGGCAACCAGGTCAAGGTCAAGGGCAACTCGCTCATCGAGAACTCGGTGATGGTGGGTCATTGCACCTACTTCCGTGGCAAGTACTACATGGCCACGGGTGACCTCTGCCGCGCCTACGGCAGTTCGGTGCTGCTTATCCTGACGGGCAACGACGTCGCAACCCTTCGCCACAACACCATCGCCGGCGAAGGCGATGCGCAGATCGCCTACGGCGAAGGCGCCTCGACGGACAAGGTCTACATCCAGAACAACTTGGTGGTGGGCTTCCCGTACTACGCCAGCACCTCCACGCAGACCCTGATGACGGCCGGCGGCGCGCCGGCGGCCAAGTCGTTCTCCGGCAATATGGGCTGGAAAGTGCGCACCTGCCCGACCGGCACGACCTGCACGCAGGATCCGAAGCTGACCAACATGACGCTGGCGTCGTTCGATGCCGAGCCGCTCGCCGGCAGCCCGGTGGTCGACAAGGCGCCGATGATCAGCGGGATGACTGCCGACTTCCTCCTGGCGCCGCGTCCGTTCGGTGCGGCAAATGACGTGGGTGCGTACGAGGTGCAGGCCGTTGCTACCTCTGCACTGGCGGAGTCGGTCAGCACGAGCAAATTGACTTACAGGGCGGGCGAAATAGTGTCGATCACTGCGCGCGTGTTGAGAGGTGGGTTTCCACTCTCTGGTGCTAGCTTAACGTTCACCGCTCTTAAGCCGAATAGAGTGAACAAAGTAATCTTGAACGCCAAAACCGATAGTAACGGCTACGCACAGGTGTCCTTCATCTCCGGCACGGGACCCAGCTCCATTGGTACGTATCGGCTCTCGACGATGGCCACATACGGCACTCTATCGGCCACGGCTACCTCCACGTTTACAGTCAATTTGTAGGAGTCGGTTGTTCGCTTGGGTCATTGATGCGCCCCCGTAAGGGCCAGTGAATTCGCTACTCAAGATGATCGGCTAGCCACTTTCGTGCATCATGCCAGTTCCGCTGTGCTGTGCGGAGGGTCAACCCCAGCGCCTCAGCCGTTTCGTCGTCGGTTAGTCCCGTAAAGAACCGGCATTCAACGACGCGGGCCCAGGTGGGATTTTCGGCCTCGAGCTTGGTCAGTAGTTCGTCTATCCAGATGAGGTTCTGGGCCTCACTTTGCTCTTCCACTTCAATGTCGGTCAGCTCCTCATGCTTGACGCCGCCTCCGCGTTTGTCTCTGAGGCGCAGGCGCGCGTAATCACAGAGAACCTGGCGCATGATTCGACTTGCCAAATTCAAGAAATGCTTTCGATTCTCTATGTGATCCTTGCCTGTCCCGGCTAGACGCATGTAGCTTTCGTGTACAAGTCCCGTTGTTCCAAGAGTGGTTGGAATCGCATTGTGCGATCGCTGGCGTCGCGCGAGGCGCTGAAGATCTGTGTACACCAGCCGTACAAGTGACGACCATGCCACCTGATCGCCCGAACGCGATGCGACGAGCAACTCGGTGAATTCGCCTTCATTCATAGCCAACCTCGGGGCACGGCCGCCACTGCGCGGGACGGTGTTACGCCGTAGCGTATCTCCAATTGCGGAGAGATGTCAGCCAGCAGTTTATAGAGCGGCGAGTTGAAAAAGAAGCGTCAGGCCCCTCATGTGGCACGGTTTGTGCTTAAAAACTAAAGGCCGGCCTATCGACTGGGAAATCCATGTCATCCGCGAAGGAGCTGGGGGTCGTACAAAGGCTTCACTCAGGCGCTGAGAGCCCCCTGAGCTAGGTGGCTCTCCTGTGGGCGATTTGACCGCTTCGCTGAGAAGGACCCTAGAAGCACTACCGCGCCATCGTCATTCATGATCAGAAACGTCACGTCCACATTGTGCAACTGCGAATGCCGCTCGGCTCGTGTGATGCCAGCAGTCGCGGCGGTTGCTGCGCATTTGATGTCTTCGTACTTGGCGACCACGCGCCCGTCGAAGTTGCGCTCGTGGACACTGACTCGATAAGTGCTTGCGCTGGTTTCAGGAAGTGCCGGATGACTTGCGGAGACGCTCATGAGTGCGTGACCTTGTTCGTGGAGATTGCGTATTACTACGACCAAAGATTTGTAAATCCGCCATTGGATCAATACGATACGAGCGCGTATGGCGGTTGGAGATTGATTGGTGCGCGGGAGTGTTGGATTGGGCCTGGGGTGGTGCTGCCGTTAGCTTGAATGCAAGATCGTCCTGGACCTAGCGAGCGCTGCGTGTCGCGTTCCCATCTCGATCAATCTCGTTCACCTCTCGGTTGATGTGGATTCGATGGCTTGGCTATCAAGCTCCTGCGTCTTGATCGCGGAGCGTCGATCGCCAATGAAATGTGAGTCAAGATGCGAGGCACCTTGGCTGAGGCGGAATTGGGTGCGCAGGCGTCAAGAGGGTAGGCGTCACCCGATTGGGTGACATCGAGCTGAGTAAAGTGAGCGGCCGTAGAATGATTGAGAGTGTTAACTATTGGGGACGGCCATGAGCCTTCGGCAAATCCCCTTGGACCCGGGTGGTGCACTGCTCGGACGATTGTTCGGACGAATGCTGGACGAGCAATCTTCGCAACAGGCCACGCAG
This genomic interval carries:
- a CDS encoding ECF-type sigma factor, whose protein sequence is MNEGEFTELLVASRSGDQVAWSSLVRLVYTDLQRLARRQRSHNAIPTTLGTTGLVHESYMRLAGTGKDHIENRKHFLNLASRIMRQVLCDYARLRLRDKRGGGVKHEELTDIEVEEQSEAQNLIWIDELLTKLEAENPTWARVVECRFFTGLTDDETAEALGLTLRTAQRNWHDARKWLADHLE
- a CDS encoding choice-of-anchor Q domain-containing protein — encoded protein: MFSAYTCSSKSCKVLLLLTLPSFCLAALSSASASTFYVRIGGGDSAQCNGRVDAAYPGSGTAQNCAWKNPDIALPNSGTARIAGGDTLMIGAGTYQIGSGGYMQKVPSGPSATSRTRILGKAGTRLVGVAGTHRVINLDGSSNVEIGNLEITDNSDCVYNHSNSAATCTSSMPWARVGVYAAASGNVYLHDLNIHGMGKNAFNAGGLKNWTLERVKMNKNGSAGWDGNVSSGGSNSGQMVLRDIEIAWNGCGEKVATGEAWACWAQTTGGYGDGFGTVDTGGQWLIEDAFIHHNTSDGLDLRYMDGADSTKVTLRRIYSVANAGNQVKVKGNSLIENSVMVGHCTYFRGKYYMATGDLCRAYGSSVLLILTGNDVATLRHNTIAGEGDAQIAYGEGASTDKVYIQNNLVVGFPYYASTSTQTLMTAGGAPAAKSFSGNMGWKVRTCPTGTTCTQDPKLTNMTLASFDAEPLAGSPVVDKAPMISGMTADFLLAPRPFGAANDVGAYEVQAVATSALAESVSTSKLTYRAGEIVSITARVLRGGFPLSGASLTFTALKPNRVNKVILNAKTDSNGYAQVSFISGTGPSSIGTYRLSTMATYGTLSATATSTFTVNL
- a CDS encoding serine/threonine-protein kinase, giving the protein MEKASFLRPSGGIQGRLFRRLIKGMDQHPEIPPGTKIGKYRVERELARGGSSVVYRAERDDGVFAQTVALKVGCGGASWGALVRRERNILGQLNHAGISRILDAGETDCGLPWLAMEFVEGEPIDQWCRTSGLAWQQVLTLIIAACSAVQHAHSRLVLHRDLKPDNILVDGGGNIRLLDFGISTTLDGSREASRGFTPGFGSPEQCRGDLPTTADDIYALGRLISKLTLSKADGQAASVADTRMPFVTRASLEAIVGRATHADPGARYQTVSELASDLGLLIGDKPAIGVEVSWVIRLLLFLRRRWVPTAVGVLGALSVSVVLIAATGKIAKERDAALQEEQRTREVVRFFIEIFDAPASHDPPANQVLDRARERATRERNVKPEVRGAVLDGLGMAYYYSGRYHDASEMLSRAIEVRRDLGPKAKILVAESLANLALVNAYLSEPESVSSLLREVEDLLDGYDVDSPLVRFRVETLVAQVAATIGDHRRAGEALKAAISTSQHHFGAGSPEHVEAMRRHARWRLGRLEGRSALDELKKCTAAMARIYGHDDPRVLSEMTYLRSVEAEMGGRKEAEDYFRGVLLRPDVFDGDRLQRKHAAQFYLARALQLQGRYAEAARYYDGALVTLENADNGKSGPHFAADAQYVAQFYADKGDLDRAELIARKALRAAQISVAPNGVEIARNQYSLGRIRAMQGDVYESLGLAWQAYERMRRVYGPRAIRTAEVDALIGEILRKRGDSNEAKVHLLRARAALHGDRVFDYAVLRAGIDTSLSEMALAKGRVSEATAARLLAKEWLANAFGQSHPLVTSVQLIGPEQTHFEK